In a genomic window of Quercus lobata isolate SW786 chromosome 4, ValleyOak3.0 Primary Assembly, whole genome shotgun sequence:
- the LOC115987250 gene encoding DCN1-like protein 2, translating into MHKLGRGHRDKLQQFMTITGASEKSALQTLKASDWHLEGAFDVFYSQPQSKSFTDSRHLEELFNRYKDPYSDMILVDGITLLCNDIQVDPQDIVMLVVSWHMKAATMCEFSKQEFIGGLQGLGIDSLEKFCEKIPFMRMELKDDQKFREIYNFAFGWAKEKGQKSLALDTAIGMWQLLFAEKQWPLVDHWCQFLQARHNKAISRDTWSQLLEFARTVDPALTNYDAEGAWPYLIDEFVEYLNENGIIQNVQLNDLSQKR; encoded by the exons atg CACAAATTGGGCAGAGGTCACCGTGACAAACTTCAGCAGTTTATGACAATCACCGGTGCAAG TGAAAAATCTGCCCTTCAGACTTTAAAGGCCAGCGATTGGCATCTTGAAGGAGCCTTTGATGTATTCTACAGCCAGCCCCAGAGCAAATCATTTACTGACTCTAGACATTTGGAGGAGCTCTTCAATAGATATAAAG ATCCATATAGTGATATGATACTGGTTGATGGTATAACTCTCCTTTGCAATGATATTcag GTGGATCCGCAAGATATTGTTATG TTAGTTGTTTCATGGCACATGAAAGCTGCTACCATGTGTGAATTTTCCAAGCAGGAGTTTATAGGTGGACTACAAGGACTAGG GATAGACTCTTTGGAGAAGTTCTGTGAAAAGATTCCATTTATGCGCATGGAGCTGAAAGATGATC AAAAGTTCCGTGAGATATATAACTTTGCGTTTGGCTGGGCAAAAGAAAAG GGTCAGAAATCTTTAGCATTGGATACAGCTATTGGAATGTGGCAATTACTGTTTGCCGAAAAGCAGTGGCCATTGGTTGATCACTGGTGCCAGTTCTTACAG GCTCGGCATAACAAAGCAATATCTAGGGACACGTGGTCTCAACTATTGGAGTTTGCAAGG ACGGTGGACCCTGCATTAACAAATTATGATGCTGAAGGTGCATGGCCCTATCTTATTGATGAATTTGTTGAATACTTGAATGAAAATGGCATCATCCAAAATGTCCAGTTGAATGATTTGAGCCAAAAACGATGA